Proteins co-encoded in one uncultured Draconibacterium sp. genomic window:
- the ccoS gene encoding cbb3-type cytochrome oxidase assembly protein CcoS: MNIFYLLIGVSLLVALIFLGAFIWSVRSGQYDDSETPSMRILFDDDDVESESETNEEKKNNKK; encoded by the coding sequence ATGAACATTTTTTATCTGCTTATAGGAGTAAGTTTACTGGTAGCACTCATTTTTCTGGGCGCATTTATCTGGTCGGTTCGATCGGGGCAGTACGATGATAGCGAAACTCCATCGATGCGGATACTTTTTGACGACGACGATGTGGAATCGGAATCTGAAACCAATGAAGAAAAAAAGAATAATAAAAAATAA
- a CDS encoding cytochrome c: protein MKIKLLFVALFFLAQQGMAQEWLVPEDQKSVQNPSEYNLDNVKKGKEIYLRDCKSCHGDPGKNNGLPLVPPPPDFASEVMQANTDGELFYKITHGRGGMPQFETTISEDDRWRLVNYIRNFNPGNEPVLVEEPPKKAKILASVNEEQHQVEVFAEYQDKDSNYVVLAEAPISIGAKKAFGTLPIGQVLTNKEGRAEYHIPESLIGDEKGMVTLVIDLGEGFINENVVLDAAKVGQPKPTPKLIHKEVLWSTNENIQVWLLLSYLAAVLGAWGTIGYVVFQIFKISRAGKKQ, encoded by the coding sequence ATGAAGATCAAATTATTATTTGTAGCATTATTTTTTCTTGCACAGCAGGGAATGGCTCAGGAGTGGTTGGTTCCTGAAGACCAGAAAAGCGTTCAGAATCCATCGGAATATAATCTCGACAACGTAAAAAAAGGAAAAGAAATATACTTGCGCGACTGTAAATCGTGTCACGGAGATCCGGGCAAAAATAACGGATTGCCATTAGTGCCTCCCCCACCCGATTTTGCCAGCGAAGTAATGCAAGCCAACACCGACGGCGAGTTATTCTATAAAATTACGCACGGCCGCGGTGGTATGCCACAGTTCGAAACCACCATTTCGGAAGACGACCGCTGGCGTTTGGTAAACTACATCCGCAACTTCAATCCGGGAAACGAACCGGTATTGGTAGAAGAACCACCTAAAAAAGCTAAGATTTTGGCTTCGGTAAATGAAGAACAACACCAGGTAGAAGTATTCGCCGAGTACCAGGATAAAGACAGTAATTATGTGGTACTGGCTGAAGCACCAATTTCAATTGGAGCTAAAAAAGCTTTTGGTACACTTCCCATCGGACAGGTTCTAACTAATAAAGAAGGACGTGCAGAATACCATATTCCTGAGAGCCTGATTGGTGACGAAAAGGGAATGGTAACGCTGGTTATCGACCTTGGCGAAGGTTTTATTAACGAAAATGTTGTGCTCGACGCTGCAAAAGTAGGCCAGCCAAAACCAACACCTAAACTGATACATAAAGAAGTGCTTTGGTCGACAAACGAAAATATACAAGTTTGGCTGTTGTTGTCATATCTGGCAGCTGTTTTAGGTGCATGGGGAACAATTGGCTATGTTGTATTTCAGATTTTTAAAATTAGCAGAGCCGGCAAAAAACAATAA
- the nrfD gene encoding NrfD/PsrC family molybdoenzyme membrane anchor subunit, producing the protein MEKTKSPEEARKLLDKITFDLTRSIVKRDELTNFWYFILIMFAGVGLWGWGIQIRDGLGVTGMRDYVSWGMYIANFVFFVAISLIGFLISSSLHLLKIKWSHPISRVAEQVAIAGVALAGIIIINDMGRPDRFLNVFLHGRFASPIIWDVTVVTTYLTISVLLYYIPLIPDLALIRDRGGDDIPAWKMKVYKIMALGWNGNAEQYKLVYHAMRILMILIIPVGLSIHTVTSWLFAATLRSGWDTTIFGPYFVAGAFVAGAAAVVILMYAYRIRYRLGEYFEDLHFDYMGKLLVFVCLVYLYFNINEFWVPAYKMKTAEGIHLRNLFVGSFAPMFWWTQMTGLILPIFLMLFKFFRKPLPLTIISVFVLIASWLKRYIIVIPTMEHPFLPVQNVPDYFKHYSPTSIEIMITIFSFAAALLIITVLAKMFPVITIWEYAEEKGVEKEILSEPKK; encoded by the coding sequence ATGGAAAAAACAAAATCGCCGGAAGAAGCCCGGAAATTATTGGATAAAATAACTTTCGACCTCACCCGCTCGATTGTAAAACGCGACGAGCTCACGAATTTTTGGTATTTCATACTCATTATGTTTGCCGGTGTTGGACTATGGGGCTGGGGAATACAAATTCGCGACGGACTGGGTGTTACCGGTATGCGCGACTACGTTTCGTGGGGCATGTACATTGCCAACTTTGTGTTTTTTGTGGCAATTAGCCTAATCGGCTTTTTAATAAGCTCTTCTTTACACTTGTTAAAAATAAAATGGTCGCACCCCATTTCACGTGTTGCCGAGCAAGTAGCAATTGCCGGAGTAGCTTTAGCGGGTATCATTATTATAAACGACATGGGACGTCCTGATCGCTTTCTCAATGTGTTTTTACACGGACGTTTTGCCTCGCCAATTATATGGGACGTAACAGTAGTTACTACCTACCTTACCATTTCGGTATTGCTTTATTATATTCCACTTATCCCCGATTTAGCATTAATTCGCGACAGGGGCGGAGATGATATTCCCGCCTGGAAAATGAAGGTATACAAGATAATGGCCCTTGGCTGGAACGGAAATGCAGAACAATACAAACTGGTTTACCATGCCATGCGTATTCTTATGATTCTGATCATTCCGGTAGGTTTATCCATCCACACTGTAACATCGTGGCTGTTTGCAGCCACTTTGCGTTCGGGTTGGGATACCACCATTTTTGGGCCATACTTTGTTGCCGGTGCATTTGTTGCCGGTGCCGCAGCAGTGGTAATATTAATGTATGCCTACCGGATTCGTTACCGTTTAGGCGAATATTTTGAAGATCTGCATTTCGATTACATGGGAAAACTACTGGTTTTTGTTTGCCTGGTTTACCTGTATTTTAACATCAACGAATTTTGGGTACCTGCCTATAAAATGAAAACCGCTGAAGGAATTCACCTGCGCAACCTTTTTGTGGGAAGTTTTGCTCCCATGTTTTGGTGGACACAAATGACAGGTTTGATTTTACCGATATTCCTAATGCTTTTCAAATTTTTCAGAAAACCGTTACCGTTAACTATTATCTCGGTTTTCGTATTGATTGCATCGTGGTTAAAACGTTACATTATTGTAATTCCTACAATGGAGCACCCGTTTTTGCCAGTACAAAATGTTCCTGATTATTTTAAACATTACTCACCAACAAGTATCGAGATAATGATTACCATTTTCTCCTTTGCTGCTGCGCTGCTTATTATTACTGTTTTGGCAAAAATGTTCCCGGTAATCACCATTTGGGAATATGCTGAAGAAAAAGGTGTAGAAAAAGAAATCCTCTCTGAACCAAAAAAATAG
- a CDS encoding 4Fe-4S dicluster domain-containing protein, with product MENKSRRNFVKKLGVSVGAAGLVGGSSLLSSCNQVETASGDTIKLLTSSGELVEVSKAQLKPADMPNLTEQQKRGRKGLPNRKFVMVIDLSKCRNARECMKGCQKHHQLRPEQHHINVLQMQDAEDTAPYYMPKPCQHCDNPPCTKVCPVNATFKREDGIVLIDNERCIGCRFCIAACPYSARVFNWFEPRDAEKYEGVTYNIEANVPQKKGTISKCLFSADRLRDGKLPTCVSSCPNGVYWFGDQNEDAVTNGTTHETVSFSKLVRDNAAYTLMPELGTKPRVYYLPPKDRAFPFQGEIEEHHS from the coding sequence ATGGAAAATAAATCACGCAGAAATTTCGTAAAAAAGTTGGGTGTATCGGTTGGTGCAGCCGGACTAGTTGGAGGCTCCAGTCTATTAAGTTCATGCAACCAGGTAGAGACCGCCTCGGGAGATACAATTAAACTGCTTACATCGAGCGGAGAACTTGTTGAAGTGAGCAAAGCACAGCTAAAACCGGCCGATATGCCGAACCTCACAGAACAACAAAAGCGAGGACGGAAAGGCTTACCAAACCGCAAGTTTGTGATGGTTATCGATTTATCGAAATGCAGGAATGCACGCGAATGTATGAAAGGCTGCCAAAAACATCACCAATTACGTCCGGAGCAACATCATATTAATGTATTGCAAATGCAGGATGCTGAAGACACAGCTCCGTACTACATGCCAAAACCATGTCAGCATTGCGATAACCCGCCATGTACAAAAGTTTGTCCGGTTAACGCCACATTTAAACGCGAAGACGGTATTGTTCTTATTGATAATGAGCGCTGTATAGGGTGCCGTTTTTGTATTGCAGCCTGTCCGTATTCGGCAAGGGTTTTCAACTGGTTCGAGCCACGCGATGCAGAAAAATACGAAGGTGTTACTTATAATATAGAAGCCAACGTTCCGCAGAAAAAAGGTACTATTTCAAAATGTTTATTCAGTGCCGACCGTTTGCGCGATGGAAAACTACCAACATGTGTTTCGTCGTGCCCCAACGGAGTTTACTGGTTTGGCGACCAAAACGAAGATGCGGTTACCAACGGAACTACACACGAAACGGTGAGCTTTAGCAAGTTAGTAAGAGACAATGCAGCTTATACATTAATGCCGGAATTGGGTACAAAACCACGAGTTTATTACCTGCCACCAAAAGATAGGGCATTCCCGTTTCAGGGCGAAATTGAAGAACACCACTCATAA
- a CDS encoding SCO family protein encodes MKKTVTYITTFLAGIFLLLAHSSNAQSVINPAATDDDVEIGVVEHLDDYLPDSISLINEAGEQVWLSELIDKPTILNFVYYRCPGICSPLMEAVAGVMDKSDLVPGEDYQVLTISFDPGETIDLGIRKKNNYLGLMNNPGKVEEAKTGWLFFVSDSASIIKATNATGFKYKKTGNDFTHAASLIVISPDEKITRYLNGLYFLPFEWKMAIVEASKGQSGPTLNKVLRFCYSYDPQGQTYVLNITKVSGVIIIFFGLVLLLFLVLKPKKK; translated from the coding sequence ATGAAAAAGACTGTAACCTATATTACCACGTTTCTTGCAGGTATCTTTCTTTTACTTGCTCATAGCTCAAATGCTCAAAGTGTTATTAATCCTGCTGCAACCGACGATGATGTTGAAATCGGAGTTGTTGAACATCTCGACGATTATTTACCCGACAGCATCTCTCTTATTAATGAAGCTGGCGAACAGGTTTGGTTGTCCGAGCTCATTGATAAACCAACAATTCTGAATTTTGTGTATTACCGTTGCCCGGGAATTTGCAGCCCTTTGATGGAAGCGGTTGCCGGGGTAATGGATAAATCAGATCTTGTTCCCGGAGAAGATTACCAGGTGTTAACCATTAGTTTCGATCCGGGTGAGACAATTGACTTGGGGATTAGAAAAAAGAATAACTACCTGGGACTGATGAATAATCCAGGAAAAGTTGAAGAAGCAAAAACCGGTTGGTTGTTTTTTGTTTCCGACAGTGCCAGTATAATTAAAGCTACCAATGCAACAGGTTTTAAGTACAAGAAAACCGGTAACGATTTTACACATGCAGCTTCGTTAATTGTTATTAGCCCCGATGAAAAAATTACCCGTTATTTAAATGGCCTGTACTTTTTGCCGTTCGAATGGAAAATGGCTATTGTAGAAGCTTCGAAAGGCCAGTCGGGACCAACCCTGAACAAAGTATTGCGTTTTTGTTATTCCTATGATCCGCAAGGACAAACTTATGTATTAAATATAACTAAAGTTAGCGGAGTCATAATAATATTTTTCGGACTGGTTTTACTGCTGTTTCTGGTATTAAAACCAAAGAAAAAGTAA
- a CDS encoding cbb3-type cytochrome c oxidase subunit I, whose protein sequence is MHTTNAVNGANYLTYQGKYKGLLGWILSTDHKRIGLLYLYSIAAMFATGVLLGLAMKFELLAPGKTIMDAQTYNATFTVHGVIMIFMVVVPGLPAVFGNLMMPIMIGAKDVAFPKLNLLSWWLYIAGVVLVLCALLFGSGSPDTGWTFYAPYSFKTGTNLLPAVFGAFVLGFSSILTGLNFLVTIHRLRCPGMKWTKLPLFVWTLYGTAWIQLLATPVVGITLVLVALERVFGVGVFDPALGGDPVLYQHLFWIYSHPAVYIMILPAMGAISEIIPTFSQKHIFGYKAIIASTLAIAFVGYLVWGHHMFTAGMSGTAQYYFSLLTFIVAIPSAIKVFNWISTMYKGSINIQTPFYWAVSFIFVFMVGGLSGLVLGALATDIYVHDTAFVVAHFHYIVFGGTGFAFFAAMHYWFPKIFGRMYDKAWANVGWLIFTIGFLALYSPMFYLGMMGMPRRYYDYLEEFHGGNILSTIGSWVLVTGFIIIVVNLVRSARKGPAAEMNPWHSKTLEWTVTSPPPVLNFEKEPVLGEKDGPYNYD, encoded by the coding sequence ATGCATACAACAAATGCTGTTAATGGAGCAAATTACTTAACCTATCAAGGGAAATACAAGGGTTTGCTTGGCTGGATCTTATCCACTGACCATAAACGTATTGGTCTTCTTTATTTGTATTCGATAGCTGCTATGTTTGCAACGGGTGTTTTGTTAGGGCTTGCCATGAAATTTGAATTGCTTGCTCCCGGTAAAACAATTATGGATGCACAAACTTATAACGCTACGTTTACGGTTCATGGTGTTATAATGATTTTTATGGTGGTAGTGCCCGGTTTACCTGCGGTTTTTGGAAACCTAATGATGCCCATAATGATTGGAGCAAAAGATGTGGCTTTTCCAAAGCTTAATTTGCTGTCGTGGTGGTTGTACATTGCCGGAGTAGTTTTGGTGCTTTGCGCACTACTGTTTGGATCGGGTTCGCCTGACACTGGCTGGACTTTTTATGCACCCTACAGTTTTAAAACCGGAACCAATTTACTTCCTGCAGTATTCGGGGCATTTGTTTTAGGTTTTTCTTCCATCTTAACCGGGTTAAACTTTTTGGTAACCATTCACCGCTTGCGTTGCCCCGGAATGAAATGGACAAAGCTTCCGCTATTTGTCTGGACTTTGTACGGAACAGCCTGGATTCAATTGCTGGCAACACCGGTGGTTGGAATCACTCTGGTGTTAGTTGCATTGGAAAGAGTGTTCGGTGTAGGCGTTTTTGATCCGGCTTTGGGGGGTGATCCTGTTCTGTATCAACACCTGTTTTGGATTTACTCGCACCCGGCAGTTTATATTATGATTCTGCCTGCCATGGGAGCTATTTCGGAGATAATTCCAACATTTTCGCAAAAACATATTTTTGGATATAAAGCAATTATCGCTTCAACACTGGCTATTGCATTTGTGGGTTACCTGGTATGGGGGCATCACATGTTTACTGCCGGAATGAGCGGAACTGCACAATATTATTTTTCACTCCTCACATTTATTGTTGCCATACCAAGTGCAATAAAAGTATTTAACTGGATATCGACGATGTATAAAGGATCGATTAATATCCAAACGCCCTTTTACTGGGCAGTGTCATTCATATTTGTGTTTATGGTTGGTGGTTTAAGCGGCCTTGTTTTGGGGGCACTGGCTACCGATATTTACGTGCACGACACTGCCTTTGTTGTTGCTCACTTCCATTACATTGTTTTTGGCGGAACAGGCTTTGCCTTTTTTGCGGCAATGCACTACTGGTTCCCGAAAATATTTGGAAGAATGTATGATAAGGCCTGGGCCAATGTTGGCTGGCTGATTTTCACCATTGGTTTCCTGGCGTTGTATTCGCCCATGTTCTATCTCGGGATGATGGGAATGCCAAGGCGTTATTACGATTACCTCGAAGAGTTCCATGGTGGAAATATCCTGAGCACTATTGGCTCGTGGGTATTGGTAACCGGTTTTATCATCATTGTTGTAAACCTGGTTCGCTCGGCCCGAAAAGGACCAGCTGCTGAAATGAATCCGTGGCACAGTAAAACACTGGAATGGACAGTTACTTCGCCGCCACCGGTATTAAATTTTGAGAAAGAACCTGTATTGGGAGAAAAAGACGGACCTTATAACTATGACTAA
- a CDS encoding cytochrome c oxidase subunit 3 family protein, with product MAEHQHAHVEHPDMYDPESSKIGMWLFIFTELLLFGGLFIVYSVYRYLNPDAFHLAAEELNTFIGSFNTVILLISSMTIAMSTTALQKGHKKVAIALVVITFIIGIGFLVNKYFEWGVKFSHGIWPGSEQMLNEMSQGEILFFGLYFVMTGLHALHIIVGLIIMGFAIRGVANGKVNAKRPSLLENCGLYWHLVDLIWIFLFPLFYLIH from the coding sequence ATGGCTGAACATCAACATGCTCATGTGGAGCACCCCGACATGTACGATCCTGAATCGTCGAAAATCGGAATGTGGCTGTTTATTTTTACAGAACTACTGTTGTTTGGTGGCCTGTTTATTGTTTACTCGGTATATCGTTATCTGAATCCCGACGCTTTTCACCTGGCGGCCGAAGAACTAAATACTTTTATTGGCTCATTTAATACCGTTATTCTTCTGATTAGCAGTATGACCATTGCTATGTCGACCACCGCTTTGCAAAAAGGACATAAAAAAGTGGCTATTGCACTGGTGGTAATAACTTTCATTATTGGTATTGGCTTTTTGGTGAATAAGTATTTTGAATGGGGGGTAAAATTCTCGCACGGAATCTGGCCGGGATCAGAACAGATGCTAAATGAAATGAGTCAGGGCGAAATTTTATTCTTCGGACTTTATTTTGTGATGACCGGACTTCATGCACTGCACATTATTGTCGGGCTGATAATTATGGGCTTCGCAATACGAGGTGTTGCCAATGGAAAAGTAAATGCCAAACGCCCGTCGTTACTCGAAAATTGTGGCCTGTACTGGCACCTTGTCGACTTGATCTGGATTTTCCTGTTCCCGCTATTTTATCTCATCCATTAA
- a CDS encoding cytochrome C oxidase subunit IV family protein: MSEDKHHIVPYRLYVIVLVALLALTFGSIGITSIELGEFTVAAALLFAVVKSALVLTYFMHLKYDKPYIKLMVAFVFAIFVVVIVITFLDYLYRV, from the coding sequence ATGTCAGAAGATAAACATCATATTGTTCCGTATCGATTATACGTCATTGTTTTGGTGGCGCTGTTGGCACTAACTTTTGGGTCGATAGGAATTACCTCGATAGAACTGGGCGAATTTACCGTTGCGGCAGCCTTGCTGTTTGCCGTAGTAAAGTCGGCACTGGTGTTAACGTACTTTATGCACCTTAAATACGACAAACCATACATTAAATTGATGGTGGCCTTTGTGTTTGCCATTTTTGTGGTTGTAATTGTGATAACCTTTTTAGATTACCTCTATAGAGTATAA
- the coxB gene encoding cytochrome c oxidase subunit II: protein MYSSEITKASNFVQGVDTAFLVIMGISFLFLIGLTVVMLVFIFKYNKKRNPKATQIEGSTKLEIIWTVIPFLITMLMFYYGWAGWKPMQRAPKDAMEITAYGRMWNFSFEYENGRRTDTLFLPKDQPVKLNLVAMDVLHSLYIPAFRVKQDMVPGKKDNFMWFEPQKVGTYELFCAEYCGLQHSYMYTYVEVMEDSAFQAWITDTTSVAASVAEIESPAATGKRIMQNIGCFACHTLDGTKLVGPSFKGIWGEEQTVKTGGETRQIVVDEEYIRKSIYEPNADVVDGFNKGLMVSYEGQLSDDDIDNIIEYLKTVK from the coding sequence ATGTATAGCTCAGAAATAACCAAAGCCTCAAATTTTGTTCAGGGTGTCGACACTGCATTTCTTGTCATAATGGGCATATCGTTTTTGTTCCTTATTGGGCTAACGGTGGTAATGCTGGTGTTTATTTTTAAATACAACAAGAAAAGGAACCCAAAAGCAACACAGATTGAAGGAAGTACCAAGCTCGAAATCATTTGGACTGTTATTCCTTTTCTTATTACCATGCTGATGTTTTACTACGGCTGGGCAGGTTGGAAACCCATGCAGCGGGCACCAAAAGATGCGATGGAAATTACCGCTTACGGGCGTATGTGGAACTTTAGTTTTGAGTACGAAAATGGCCGTCGCACCGACACGCTTTTCCTGCCAAAGGATCAGCCGGTAAAACTCAACCTGGTGGCTATGGATGTGTTGCACAGCCTTTATATCCCGGCTTTTCGTGTAAAACAGGATATGGTACCCGGCAAAAAGGATAACTTCATGTGGTTTGAGCCGCAAAAAGTGGGAACCTACGAGTTGTTTTGTGCCGAATATTGTGGGTTGCAGCACTCCTACATGTACACTTATGTGGAGGTGATGGAAGATTCAGCTTTTCAGGCATGGATTACGGATACAACAAGTGTTGCTGCCTCGGTTGCCGAAATAGAATCGCCGGCGGCTACCGGAAAACGTATTATGCAAAACATTGGCTGCTTTGCCTGTCACACGCTTGACGGAACAAAACTGGTTGGGCCAAGTTTTAAAGGTATTTGGGGTGAAGAACAAACGGTAAAAACCGGAGGCGAAACACGGCAGATTGTGGTTGATGAGGAATACATCCGAAAATCGATTTACGAACCCAATGCCGATGTTGTGGATGGCTTTAACAAAGGATTAATGGTATCATACGAAGGGCAACTTTCGGATGATGATATTGATAATATTATTGAATACCTGAAAACGGTGAAATAA
- a CDS encoding protoheme IX farnesyltransferase, protein MKEQLKIIYELGKVRISLPIALSALTGYVLFTHAVDAQGWWLLFGVFFMACSSSVLNHWQERDVDAQMPRTKDRPLPSGRISPKNAFLVAIGFAVLGSVILIFSNPPMALLLSWLTLFFYNGVYTPLKKVSAFAVIPGSMVGAIPPMIGWAGAGGSLTSEVILMVAAFFFIGQIPHFWLLLLMFGEQYKLAKMPSLNQLFSELQIKRVTYTWILTTVASAFLVIFFVIGNKLIMFLLMFYIFYLLSSLTMAVFVQDEFKVRPSFYKLNFLYLFMMIFLIVDSLVHT, encoded by the coding sequence ATGAAAGAACAGCTAAAAATAATATACGAATTGGGCAAGGTGCGAATATCGCTACCCATTGCTTTGTCGGCATTAACCGGTTATGTGCTTTTTACCCATGCCGTTGATGCACAAGGATGGTGGTTGTTGTTCGGTGTATTTTTTATGGCTTGCAGTTCAAGTGTTCTTAACCACTGGCAGGAGCGCGATGTTGATGCACAGATGCCACGCACAAAAGACCGCCCGTTACCTTCGGGAAGGATTAGCCCTAAAAATGCATTTTTGGTAGCTATTGGTTTTGCAGTTCTTGGTTCAGTTATTCTTATTTTTAGTAATCCGCCAATGGCTTTGCTTTTAAGCTGGCTAACGCTTTTCTTTTACAATGGCGTTTATACACCGCTAAAAAAAGTATCGGCGTTTGCCGTAATTCCTGGCTCTATGGTAGGGGCAATTCCCCCAATGATAGGTTGGGCCGGAGCAGGTGGAAGTCTCACGTCAGAAGTTATTTTAATGGTAGCTGCCTTCTTTTTTATCGGGCAAATACCACATTTCTGGTTACTGCTTTTAATGTTTGGCGAGCAATACAAACTGGCGAAAATGCCCAGCCTGAACCAGCTTTTTTCCGAACTACAAATAAAACGGGTAACCTACACCTGGATTCTTACAACAGTGGCATCTGCATTTCTGGTTATCTTTTTCGTTATTGGTAACAAACTCATCATGTTTTTGCTGATGTTTTACATCTTTTACCTGCTGTCGTCGCTTACCATGGCCGTTTTTGTTCAGGACGAATTTAAAGTGCGTCCATCATTCTATAAACTCAACTTCCTTTACCTTTTTATGATGATCTTTTTAATTGTTGACAGTTTGGTTCATACATAA
- a CDS encoding DEAD/DEAH box helicase, with the protein MTFEELGINYDLLDAIEYMGFKNATPIQEQAIPVILDGEDLIACAQTGTGKTAAFLLPILDLIADLPGGETSTLIIVPTRELAMQIDHQVQGIGYTMGIHSIALYGGGDGDEWGQQKRALTKGADIIIATPGKLISHLNLGYVKFDKIEFLILDEADRMLDIGFYEDITKIISYLPKERQTLMFSATMAPKIRKLASEILNKPKEINIAMSKPAEGVLQAAYLIYDKQKGDLVAHLISENPDYSSVIIFCSTKRVTNELAKRLKKKGFDAEAISSDLEQREREDVLNGFRSRRIRILVATDVMSRGIDIKDINLVINYDVPGDAEDYVHRVGRTARADSTGVALTLVNEDDMYKFHRIEELIEREVFKIPLPEQFGEGPEWRTPSKGKKNKRGKFHKYKKGSSQHKHRKSYEQKKKQ; encoded by the coding sequence ATGACGTTTGAAGAACTTGGCATTAATTACGATTTATTGGATGCCATAGAATACATGGGATTTAAAAATGCTACTCCGATTCAGGAGCAGGCAATCCCGGTAATCCTCGATGGTGAAGACCTGATTGCCTGCGCACAAACAGGAACAGGAAAAACCGCTGCTTTTTTACTGCCTATACTCGATTTAATAGCCGATTTACCTGGTGGAGAAACATCAACACTGATTATTGTTCCAACACGTGAGCTGGCCATGCAAATTGATCATCAGGTGCAGGGAATTGGCTATACCATGGGGATTCATTCCATAGCCTTGTACGGCGGTGGCGATGGCGACGAATGGGGCCAACAAAAAAGAGCACTTACCAAAGGAGCCGACATTATTATTGCCACTCCCGGGAAACTGATCTCGCACCTGAACCTGGGCTATGTAAAATTTGATAAGATCGAATTTCTGATTCTCGATGAGGCCGACCGAATGCTCGATATCGGTTTTTACGAAGATATTACAAAGATTATTTCTTATCTGCCAAAAGAGCGCCAAACGCTGATGTTCAGTGCAACCATGGCACCAAAAATCAGGAAGCTGGCATCAGAGATTCTCAATAAACCAAAAGAGATAAACATCGCTATGTCGAAACCGGCAGAAGGCGTGTTACAGGCCGCGTACCTTATTTACGATAAACAAAAGGGCGATTTGGTGGCGCACCTTATTTCGGAGAACCCGGATTACAGCAGTGTTATCATTTTTTGCTCAACCAAACGGGTAACCAACGAATTAGCAAAAAGGCTAAAAAAGAAAGGTTTTGATGCCGAAGCTATTTCTTCGGACCTGGAACAGCGTGAACGTGAAGATGTGCTGAATGGATTTCGCTCAAGACGAATTCGCATTTTAGTGGCAACCGATGTAATGAGCCGCGGTATCGATATTAAAGATATTAACCTGGTGATTAACTACGATGTGCCGGGCGATGCCGAAGATTATGTGCACCGCGTTGGACGTACTGCCCGTGCCGATTCAACAGGTGTGGCACTTACCCTGGTGAACGAAGACGACATGTACAAGTTCCATCGTATTGAGGAGCTGATAGAGCGCGAGGTATTTAAAATTCCGCTACCCGAACAGTTTGGAGAAGGCCCGGAATGGAGAACTCCTTCGAAAGGGAAAAAGAACAAGCGCGGGAAATTCCATAAATACAAAAAAGGAAGCAGCCAGCACAAACACCGCAAGTCGTACGAGCAAAAGAAAAAACAATAA